TGATGAATTTAGTAAATACTATTGGTATCGTGAAGAACTTTCACAGATATGCAAGTCATTAGGATTAGAATATAGAGGTATAAAACAAGAACTCAATTATATTATTGAGCAGTATTTTAAGGGTAATTTGATTAAAAAGTCATCAATAAAAAACGAAAAGAAAAAAGTGGAAACTATTACCTTAGATATGCCATTACTTGAATGTGGGTTCTCCTTTAACACACAATTTAGAGAATATTTCTCAATTTTAACAGATGTTTCACCATTTAAATTTACTGCTGATATGGCTACTGCTTGGAGAAAAGTAAAAAGCGAAAATGATTTGAGTTTTACAATTCAAGATATGCTGAAAGTTTATTATGGAGAATCAGATTATGCCAAGTATGATAATTCGGTTTGTCAATGGAATCAATTTTTAAAGGATTTCTGTGCAGATGAAAATAGTTGCAACTATTCAAATAAATTAAAAGTAGCTTCCATTCTTTGGAAAGAAGTTAGAAATTCAAGAAATGAAAAAATTTATTCAAAGAATCTTTTGACTGAATATGCTTATAAAATAAAAGAGTATTGCAAGTAGGATATTTTCAGCTTGCTAAACTAACAATTTAATAAAAGCTAACACGAAAACAGTAAATCAAAAAAGGTTTACTGTTTTTCTCTGCCCAAAAGAAAAAAGCCTTATAGAAAAAGCATCCATAAATATAAAAAGTGTCGTGATACAATACATATGTGACAAAAAAGAAGAAAAAAAGAAAGGTTTCTGATATAATGTAAGCCGATCAAAACTACATATATATACCGAAGCTAGAAAACTGGGATACAGCCGTTCTTATGGAACTATGTGCAAAATAATAAGAAAAATTAGGGATAATAAGCCCAAAAAGCTGAAAAGGCTTTACAAAAGCACAAAAAAAGTGAAGCAGGCTACATATCCTGGTGAAAAGGTTCAGATAGACATAAAATATGTTCAAGAGAATGCATATGTTTTGGAACTAATGACCAGAATTACTATCAAATAACAGCAATAGATGAGTATACAAGAAAGAGGGTATTAAGAATAGTGGATGAAAAAAGTACATACCAGACGACAAAATTTCTAGAAACGCTTGAAGCGGAGCTGGGCTTTAAAATAGAAAAAATACAAAGTGATAACGGCAGGGAGTTTACGAATGCGGAAAATGGCAAAAAGACACTATTTGAGTTAAAGCTGGAAAAACTAGTGATAGAATACATGAGAACAAGACAGTATTCGCCGTGGCAGAACGGAAAAGTGGAAAGGAGCCACAGGCTAGATAGCAATTATTATTTAGGAAAAAGATTTAGAAGTCTGGAAGAATTAAGAAGGTCAGTAAAAAGATATTGCAGCAGATACAATAATATATCAAGAAAAGTATTAAATTTTAAAAGTCCAAATGAAATGCTGAAAGAATACAGGACAAACAATTAGGATAAGACATTGTGTGTTGGAATGCTCACAAGACCAGAATAAATAAGATTTTAAAAAGATTTTTGAAAAACAGAAATTTTAAAAATTATATGATTTTTATATTGAAAAACTATTAAAATTATAATCAATTAAATATTGTAAACAAAGTAAAGTGGAGTATACTCATACTGAAATTTGGAGGTAAGATATTTAAAAAAATTTCAAAAAAAAATTCAAAAAATAAAATTGAAGAAAAGCGAGGAAATATTATGAAATCAACAAAAAAAATGATTTTGGCAACTTTAATTGGAGTAATGGCTATTGCTTCTATCGGGTATTCAGCTACATCAAGATCTTTAAGAAAAACAACAAGCAAAACTGCAGTAACTTCTAAAAATTTGGTAAGAAAATTTAGCTGCAGCAGCAAAAGTGTGACAGTTGAAAATCTTTCTACAAATAAAGTTAGATTGACAGATGACAGCGGAAAAGTTTACAATTTGAAATTGACAAGATCTGCTAGTGGAGAATTGTATTCAGGAAATGGAGTTTCTATTCAAATAAAAGGAAATGAAGCTGTATTTACAGCAAAAGGAAGCGATGAAAGCTGTAATATGACAAGCGACACAAATTCAAATAAAGACCAAACTTCAAGTAAAAATTTATTAAGAAAATTTAGCTGTGATGGTTATCAAGATGTAACAGTTGAAAATGTTTCAACAGACAAAGTAAAATTAGCTAATGGTTATGGAAATATTTATAACTTAAGTTCATCAGTAGCTGCCAGTGGAGAAAAATATTCTGACGGAAATGTTTCAATTCATATGAAAGGAAATGAAGCTGTTTATACAGAAAATGGAAAAGATAAAAGTTGTACATTAAAAAGTACTGATCATGGTTCAATTGAAGAATAATAAATTTATTTAAAATTAAGTAAAAAAAAACATTTCAAAACAAGGAGTTTTTACTCCTTGTTCTTTTATAAATATTATATTTAAAAGTTAAGCTAAAAAAGTTAAACTAGGAGAAAAAATTATGAAAAAAATATTTGGAATTTTATTGATTGGTTTGTTATCAATGTCGTTGGAAGCGCATAGTAAAGATATGAGCAGGAAAGTGAAAAAGCCAGTGAGAGCAGAGCAAAATATTTCAATTAAAAATAGAAATGATAAAAATAATAATAAAAATTTAGATGAAGATTTTCCAGAGCAAAAAATGATTGGAATGCCTAATCCTGCTTCGGTGTATTGCATAAAACAAGGTGGGGAGTCAGTCATAGTGAAAGATAAAGATGGAAATGAATATGGAATCTGTAAATTTAAAGATGGAAAAGAAGTGGAAGAATGGGATTTTTACAGAAAAAATCATGATTTGACAGAAAAAGGTGTTCCTGAAAATAACAAAAAATAATTTTAAATATTAAAATTAATATTTTAAAAAATTAATTGAAAATAAAAGTTAAAAATAAAAATAAAAATAAAAGGTAATTGTTTAAAAGTGATTGCCTTTTAATTTAAACAGAATTTTATAGAATATCTTGAAAAACTTGTAAATTTTATAAAAAATTATAAAAAATGTGTTGACAAAATTGAAAAAATATATTATAATAATCAAGTAATTTAAATTTGCCCGAGTGGTGAAATTGGTAGACGCAACGGACTCAAAATCCGTCGATTTTATATCGTGCCGGTTCGACTCCGGCCTCGGGCACCAATTTTGAAAAGTTTCGGCGACATGGTCGAGGGGCTTAGGCAGCGGTCTGCAAAACCGTTTACACCAGTTCGAATCTGGTTGTCGCCTCCAATATAGATTTTTAGAAATGATTTGCTGTTTGGTAGTCATTTTTTTTTATTTTATTAAATAGTACAAGAACACTCGCGACTTTAGTCGTAAGATGAATTGTACGAAAATTTTAGTAAGCATATAGGGAAACTTGTATGTAGACACGGAGTAAAACCGTGCAATAAAGAAACTGAATTGCTGGGAACTCTTAAAGCTAGTATAACCACAACATAATACCTTCGTTCAAATATGGTATAAGTGTGAAGGTAGCGAAAGCAGAAAAAATATACTAGATGGTGCAAGGTTAAATCCTAAACATTATGATAATAGACAATCAGCAGCTAATCCTGAAAAGGAAAGTTCAACGACTATCCCTCGTGAGGGGAGTACAATACAAGCGATTGGTATTGGAAGTGGTTTCGCCTAAGTCCTTGAAATAGGATATGGATAAGATATAGTCTGTGCTTGTTAGAGATAACAAGAAGTTCAAGGCTAATCTCCTTAATTTATTAAGGAGTATATATGCCATGAGAACTGCATAAGTAGTAGCGAACTTATGTGAACGACGCTTCCCACTGTTGTGGGGTTTTAAAAACTTTAAAAATATTTAAAAATAAATAAATAAAAATATTACTTTTTTTGACAGATAAAATATAGAATACATGGTATAATATCTCTGATGAAAAGGAGGTGATATCTATGTATTTAACTTTAAAACAACAGGTAAAACATCTTAGCAAAAAGGAGTTTAGAAATTTAAAATATTTATCTCATGTAGCCAAGAACTTAACTAATGAAGCTATATATAATATTAGACAGTATTATTTTAATAAGAAAAAGTATTTAAGTTATAATGAAAACTATAAAATACTTAAAAACAGTGAGAACTATAAGAAGTTAAATTCTAATATGGCTCAACAAATTCTAAAAGAAGTAGACGGAAGTTTCAAATCATTTTTTGGACTTTTAAAACTTGCTAAAAATAGTCAATATGATAATAAGAAAATAAAATTACCTAAATATCTTGCTAAAGATGGATTTACAACTCTTGTTATAGGTTTTGTTAGATTAAAAGATGATATTCTGATAGTTCCTTATTCAAATTTGTTTAAGAAAACTCATCAGGAAGTTAAAATTAAGTTGCCACCTGTATTAAAAGACAAGAAGATAAAAGAGATTAGAATAATACCAAAACAACATTCTAGGTACTTTGAAATTCAATATACTTATGAAGTAAAAGAAGTTCAAAGGGAATTAAATGAAAACAATGCACTAGGAATTGATTTAGGTATAGATAATCTTTGTACTTGTGTTACAAATGCTGGAGTTTCATTCATAATAGATGGTAGAAAATTAAAATCAATAAATCAATACTATAATAAGATAAATGCAAAATTGCAAAGCATTAAAGATAAGCAAAAGATTAAGCGGACAACATTAAGGCAAAAGAGAATAGCTAGAAGGAGAAATAATCGTATAAATGATTATCTTTCAAAATCAGCAAGGATAATTGTAAATTATTGTCTTAATAATGATATAGGAAGAATAGTTCTAGGATATAACGAGAATTTTCAAAGAAAATCAAATATAGGGAGTATAAATAATCAAAACTTTGTGAATATACCATATGGAAAATTAAGAGATAAATTAATATATCTATGTAAACTATATGGAATAGAATTTAAGCTACAAGAAGAAAGTTATACATCAAAAGCAAGTTTCTTTGATGGAGATGAAATTCCAATATATGATAAAGAAAATCAAAAAAAATATATATTCAGTGGAAAAAGAATAAAAAGAGGACTATATCAAACAGGTGCAGGTAAACTCATAAATGCAGACTGTAATGGAGCATTAAATATTTTAAGAAAAAGTAAAGTTGTGGATTTAAGTATCCTATACAATAGAGGTGAACTGGACACGCCTAAAAGAATAAGGATAGCATAGGACTATCAAACTTCTTAGAAAATTTTTGAATATTTTTAAAGATTTTAGAACCCTGCGACTTTAGTCGTGGGAGATTCAGAGGAAAATTGTGGTATAATAAATAAAAAATTTAAATTATTGCGAGGGAGAAAAATCAATGGGAATAAATAAAAGGCTTGATTTGGGTGAAATTAGAGACAGAATTGATGAAATTGATAGCAAATTAGTGGAACTTCTGGAGGAAAGACTTACGATTGTTCAAGAAGTTGCACAGTTTAAAAAGCAGACTGGGAAAAAAATTTTTGATGAAGTTAGGGAAAAGGAAGTTGTTGTAAAAAATTTGAAGAAAGTAAAAAATGCGGAACTTTCTCACTATATAAAAATAATTTTTAAAGATATAATGAATTCCAGTAAAGAATATCAAAAATTTAAAATTGGAATTAGTACAAAATATATAAATGATTTGGATTTTTTTGACAAAAAGATAGGATATACTGGAGTTCCAGGGTCTTATGCGTATGAAGTTTTAATTAATTTACTGAAAAATAATAAAAAATTTGATGAAAAAGATTTGGAAAATAATAAAAATATTTTTAATTTTAAAAGTCATAAAGATTTGGTGGAAGCGGTAAATAGTAAAAAAATTGATATTGCAATTTTACCGATTGAAAATTCGATTGTGGGAGAAGTGCGGGATAGTATTGATTTGATTAATAAAAAAAGTATTCATATAATTGGAGAAGTTCAGCATAAAATTTCGCATAATTTGCTTGGAATAAAAGGTAGTAAAATTGAGGATATAAAAAATATTTATTCACATGAACAGGCATTTATGCAATGCTCGGAGTTTTTGGCTAAACATGACTGGAAACTTAATAAAATGTCGAATACGGCGATTGGAGCGAAATTTGTTTCAGAATGCAAAAATATTGAAAATGCTTGTATTGCGAATAAAAAAACTAAAGAAATGTATGATTTAGAAATTTTATGTGAAAATATTAATAATGAAAAAGAAAATTATACGAGATTTTTTGTCATTTCAAATGAGGACATTGTGCTTGACAAAAGTAATAAAATTAGTATTGTAACAAGTGTAAATGATAAGTCTGGAGCACTTGTGGAACTGCTTCAAATTTTTTATGAATATCATTTAAATATGGTAAATTTAAAATCTCGACCTCGTGAAAGTAAGCCATGGGAATATTATTTTTACATTGACTTTGAAGGGAACATTAAAAATGAAAATGTAAAAATGGCACTTGAAAAGATTAGGGAAAAATCAAATTATTTGCAAATATTGGGAAATTACAAAGTTTATAATTTACAATTAAATCAGTAAAATATTTAATTTGATTTAATTTATTTATTTAAAAAAGGATAAAAATAAAATATGAGATTAGATAAATTTTTGGCAAATTCTGGAATAGGGACAAGAAAAGAAGTCAAAATTATTTTGAAAAAAGGGAAAATAACAGTCAATGAAAAAATCGTAAAAGATGCAAAAATTCAAATTGACGAGATTAAAGATAATGTGAAAATTGAAGGTGAAAAAATTACTTATAAACCTTTTGTTTATATAATGATGAATAAACCAAGTGGAGTTATTAGCGCAACAGAAGATGGTAAACATAAAACTGTGATTGATTTACTTTGTGAAAAATATAAAAATTATAAAGTTTTTCCAGTTGGAAGACTGGACATTGACACGGAAGGTTTGCTTTTGCTCACAAATGACGGAGTTTTGGCACATAACTTACTCTCGCCGAAAAAGCATGTTGACAAAAAATATTATGTGGAGTTAAAAGAACCTTTGACAATTGAAAAAAAGGAAATTTTGGAAAATGGAATAAAATTGGAAGAAAATTTTGTGACAAAAAAGGCAAAAATCGAAATTATTGATAAAGATAAAGTTAAAGATAAAAATAAAAATATAGATATAAATATAAATACAAATGAAGTAAATTCGGTATTTATAACGATTTCGGAAGGGAAGTTTCATCAAGTTAAGAGGATGTTTAAGTTTGTTGAAAACGAAGTTTTATATTTGAAAAGGGTTAAAATGGGAAAACTTTTACTTCCTGAAGACTTGAAATTGGGAGAATATAGAGAACTGAGCGAAGAAGAAATGAATTTGATTTTAAATTAAATTTATTTAAAAAAAATAATTAATCGAAAAAAAATTTAAAATGTGTTATAATTGACAAAATAAAAGACGAAAATTTGGAAAGTGAGATAAAATGGAAAAATATGGACTTTTGGGAGAAAAATTAGGTCACAGTTATTCTAAAGAAATTCATGAGATTTTTTTTGAATTAACTGGGAAAAGTGCAAGTTATAAAATGATTGAAAGACAAATTGACGAGATTGCTCAATTGATGGAAGAGATAAAAAGTGGAAAATTTAATGGGATAAATGTCACAATTCCATATAAAGTGGAAGTGATTAAATATTTGGACGAAGTTTCTAAAATTGCAAAACAAATTGGAGCTGTGAATACAATCACTTGTAAAGATGGGAAATTAATTGGAGATAATTCTGATTATTTTGGATTTTTAAAAACTTTGAAAATTAATAATATTGATGTAGAAGGGAAAAAAGTTTTGGTACTTGGAACTGGTGGTGCTTCTAAGGCAATTTACAATGTTTTGATTGACAGTGGTGCTGAAAGTATCTATCTTGCTACAATTGAAGAAAATGATTCGTTTAAAGTGAGAACTAAAGATAGATTGATTCACTATTCAGCAGTTTCAGGACTTAAAAATATTGAGTTAATCGTAAATTGTACACCTGTGGGAATGTATCCGAATATAAATGACTGTCCATTAAATGACACAAATTTAATTGATACAAATGCCGTAGTTGACATTGTCTATAATCCTGAAGAAACTGTGCTTATGAAAAAGTATAGGCAAAAAGGTGTAAAAGTTATTTCAAATGGACTTATGATGCTTATTTCACAGGCGATAAAATCAGAAGAAATTTGGAACGAAGAAGAATATAGTGTGGAAATTTTAGAAAAAATTCACGCTAGATTGTCTGAAAAATTATATAAATAAATTTTAAAATTTTGAAATTTGAAAGGAAAAGAAAAAAATGATAAAAAAAATAGCACTGGCAATAATTTCTTTAAGTCTTGCAAATATAGGATTTTCTGTGACTAATCAAGAAATGATTGATGCTGGAAATGTATATCAAAAGAAAATTTTTGACAAATATTTTAATGGAGCACCTTTGGTTGCGGCTGATAATACGGCTTTGATGAATAAAGTTTATGCGGAAATAATGAGAAATTTGTATGGCGAAAACAGAGGTTATTTTGACAAGGAATTCGCAAGGCTAACTGGGAATAGAAGATCGGACTTTAGATCAATGTACGCTTATTACAGCGATTATGTTGTAGAATATCCAAAATTTTTGAAAAAAGCATTTGGAAACTTTTTGCAAGATGTGGGAGATATGCAGTCTTACACTTATACAAATACATATTTAATACTTGAAACTTTTAATCTGAATATGAATACATATTTGGAAGGCGAAAAAAATGCTGAAACAATTGACCAGAATGTGAACTCAGTTTATGACTATTTATATAGCATTGGAGATTCTAGAACAAAAGATGATTATAAAAAAATGTCAAGTGGTGAAATGGCACTTCTTGTAGACAAAGAGTACCAAAATTTGGAAAATATTTTGGATAGCCGTGCTGCGGAAGGAAAAATTGAAAAAAAAGCGGCTGCGGGTTCTAAATCGAGTTTGAAAAGATTAAAAAAACTTTATAGCAGTTACGACAGATATTTTGATAAATATATTGATGCTTCAAAATTATCGGCTGAAAATAAAGAAAAATTAAAAAAATTGGCAAAATTTGAAAATATTTCAAATCTTAAATTTATAGCGCAATCAATTGAAAAAAAAGATAAGGATAATGATAAAGCAAGTAACGAATAGGGAAAGGAGATAAAAATAGTTTTTTTAAATGTGTTGATAAATATTAAAAAGTATGTTATCATATTGATATGAATAAAATATATAAGCCAAATGAATTTGGTAAAATGATAGGAAGAAGTGTAAATACATTGCAAAGATGGGATAGAGAAGGCATATTAAAAGCACGGAGAACCCCAACAAACAGAAGATATTATACAGAAGAAGAT
This genomic stretch from Leptotrichia sp. oral taxon 218 harbors:
- a CDS encoding SAP domain-containing protein translates to MIESRPEFDKITSFDEFSKYYWYREELSQICKSLGLEYRGIKQELNYIIEQYFKGNLIKKSSIKNEKKKVETITLDMPLLECGFSFNTQFREYFSILTDVSPFKFTADMATAWRKVKSENDLSFTIQDMLKVYYGESDYAKYDNSVCQWNQFLKDFCADENSCNYSNKLKVASILWKEVRNSRNEKIYSKNLLTEYAYKIKEYCK
- a CDS encoding integrase core domain-containing protein, giving the protein MDEYTRKRVLRIVDEKSTYQTTKFLETLEAELGFKIEKIQSDNGREFTNAENGKKTLFELKLEKLVIEYMRTRQYSPWQNGKVERSHRLDSNYYLGKRFRSLEELRRSVKRYCSRYNNISRKVLNFKSPNEMLKEYRTNN
- a CDS encoding MliC family protein; translation: MKSTKKMILATLIGVMAIASIGYSATSRSLRKTTSKTAVTSKNLVRKFSCSSKSVTVENLSTNKVRLTDDSGKVYNLKLTRSASGELYSGNGVSIQIKGNEAVFTAKGSDESCNMTSDTNSNKDQTSSKNLLRKFSCDGYQDVTVENVSTDKVKLANGYGNIYNLSSSVAASGEKYSDGNVSIHMKGNEAVYTENGKDKSCTLKSTDHGSIEE
- a CDS encoding DUF333 domain-containing protein, whose translation is MKKIFGILLIGLLSMSLEAHSKDMSRKVKKPVRAEQNISIKNRNDKNNNKNLDEDFPEQKMIGMPNPASVYCIKQGGESVIVKDKDGNEYGICKFKDGKEVEEWDFYRKNHDLTEKGVPENNKK
- a CDS encoding MarR family transcriptional regulator codes for the protein MYENFSKHIGKLVCRHGVKPCNKETELLGTLKASITTT
- a CDS encoding RNA-guided endonuclease TnpB family protein, producing MYLTLKQQVKHLSKKEFRNLKYLSHVAKNLTNEAIYNIRQYYFNKKKYLSYNENYKILKNSENYKKLNSNMAQQILKEVDGSFKSFFGLLKLAKNSQYDNKKIKLPKYLAKDGFTTLVIGFVRLKDDILIVPYSNLFKKTHQEVKIKLPPVLKDKKIKEIRIIPKQHSRYFEIQYTYEVKEVQRELNENNALGIDLGIDNLCTCVTNAGVSFIIDGRKLKSINQYYNKINAKLQSIKDKQKIKRTTLRQKRIARRRNNRINDYLSKSARIIVNYCLNNDIGRIVLGYNENFQRKSNIGSINNQNFVNIPYGKLRDKLIYLCKLYGIEFKLQEESYTSKASFFDGDEIPIYDKENQKKYIFSGKRIKRGLYQTGAGKLINADCNGALNILRKSKVVDLSILYNRGELDTPKRIRIA
- a CDS encoding chorismate mutase, yielding MGINKRLDLGEIRDRIDEIDSKLVELLEERLTIVQEVAQFKKQTGKKIFDEVREKEVVVKNLKKVKNAELSHYIKIIFKDIMNSSKEYQKFKIGISTKYINDLDFFDKKIGYTGVPGSYAYEVLINLLKNNKKFDEKDLENNKNIFNFKSHKDLVEAVNSKKIDIAILPIENSIVGEVRDSIDLINKKSIHIIGEVQHKISHNLLGIKGSKIEDIKNIYSHEQAFMQCSEFLAKHDWKLNKMSNTAIGAKFVSECKNIENACIANKKTKEMYDLEILCENINNEKENYTRFFVISNEDIVLDKSNKISIVTSVNDKSGALVELLQIFYEYHLNMVNLKSRPRESKPWEYYFYIDFEGNIKNENVKMALEKIREKSNYLQILGNYKVYNLQLNQ
- a CDS encoding pseudouridine synthase; translated protein: MRLDKFLANSGIGTRKEVKIILKKGKITVNEKIVKDAKIQIDEIKDNVKIEGEKITYKPFVYIMMNKPSGVISATEDGKHKTVIDLLCEKYKNYKVFPVGRLDIDTEGLLLLTNDGVLAHNLLSPKKHVDKKYYVELKEPLTIEKKEILENGIKLEENFVTKKAKIEIIDKDKVKDKNKNIDININTNEVNSVFITISEGKFHQVKRMFKFVENEVLYLKRVKMGKLLLPEDLKLGEYRELSEEEMNLILN
- the aroE gene encoding shikimate dehydrogenase; this translates as MEKYGLLGEKLGHSYSKEIHEIFFELTGKSASYKMIERQIDEIAQLMEEIKSGKFNGINVTIPYKVEVIKYLDEVSKIAKQIGAVNTITCKDGKLIGDNSDYFGFLKTLKINNIDVEGKKVLVLGTGGASKAIYNVLIDSGAESIYLATIEENDSFKVRTKDRLIHYSAVSGLKNIELIVNCTPVGMYPNINDCPLNDTNLIDTNAVVDIVYNPEETVLMKKYRQKGVKVISNGLMMLISQAIKSEEIWNEEEYSVEILEKIHARLSEKLYK